The following proteins are encoded in a genomic region of Methanobacterium sp.:
- the larC gene encoding pyridinium-3,5-bisthiocarboxylic acid mononucleotide nickel chelatase — translation MAVILDPQNSGISGNMVLGALLDIGANKEGAVDIMEYYASYFGDISVKINKVKKSGILASYANVKSCDEGAIGYRALLERLEKIDYEKINENVIKFSKKVFKTLAEAEAKVHGTTLDKVHFHEVGAADAVA, via the coding sequence ATGGCCGTAATTTTAGACCCACAAAACTCGGGAATTTCAGGAAACATGGTTTTAGGGGCACTTTTAGATATTGGAGCAAACAAAGAAGGCGCTGTTGATATAATGGAGTATTATGCCTCCTATTTTGGAGATATAAGTGTAAAAATAAATAAGGTTAAAAAATCAGGCATTCTGGCATCATATGCAAATGTTAAATCCTGTGATGAAGGGGCAATTGGATACAGGGCACTGCTTGAAAGACTTGAAAAAATTGATTATGAAAAAATTAATGAAAATGTCATTAAATTTTCTAAAAAAGTATTTAAAACTCTTGCAGAGGCTGAAGCTAAGGTTCACGGCACAACCCTTGATAAGGTACATTTCCATGAAGTAGGTGCTGCAGATGCAGTTGC
- a CDS encoding response regulator encodes MNKFVIDILLVEDNPADARLVKEAFKYSKMKTKIYVATDGFEAMNFLKNKGKHVEASKPDIILLDLNLPRKDGREVLKEIKENNTLKSIPVVILTTSSAEEDIINTYRNNANCYIQKPVDLDHFISVIQSIQDFWLNKVELPSQI; translated from the coding sequence TTGAATAAATTTGTAATAGATATATTACTGGTTGAAGATAATCCTGCAGATGCACGGCTTGTAAAAGAGGCTTTTAAATATTCTAAAATGAAAACAAAAATTTATGTGGCTACTGACGGCTTCGAGGCCATGAATTTTCTAAAAAATAAAGGTAAACATGTTGAAGCTTCAAAACCAGATATAATTTTGTTAGATCTTAATTTACCGCGTAAAGACGGGCGTGAAGTCTTAAAAGAAATTAAAGAAAACAATACATTAAAATCAATACCTGTGGTGATTTTAACAACCTCCAGTGCTGAAGAAGACATTATAAACACATACAGGAATAATGCAAACTGCTATATCCAAAAACCTGTTGATTTAGACCACTTTATAAGCGTGATACAATCCATCCAGGATTTCTGGCTCAACAAAGTAGAATTACCCAGCCAAATATGA
- a CDS encoding MJ1244 family protein, translating into MKVHITVFVLIENLGKAMNALTDAGSTGFYILEYKGMSPQDWKGFSIREDPESAIEMIRHHADDAILICSVVDEKIADRIVKSVQKALKGEKYTILEVPVRRIIIGEGN; encoded by the coding sequence ATGAAAGTTCATATTACTGTCTTTGTTTTGATCGAAAATTTAGGAAAAGCAATGAATGCTCTAACTGATGCGGGAAGCACTGGTTTTTACATTCTGGAATATAAAGGAATGTCTCCACAGGATTGGAAAGGGTTTTCCATTAGGGAGGATCCAGAATCAGCCATAGAGATGATTAGACACCATGCAGATGATGCAATCCTTATTTGCAGTGTTGTGGATGAAAAAATAGCTGACAGAATAGTAAAATCAGTTCAGAAAGCACTTAAAGGGGAAAAATATACCATACTGGAAGTTCCTGTACGTAGAATAATTATTGGGGAAGGTAACTAA
- a CDS encoding phosphatidylglycerophosphatase A has translation MDSNICIKDVSFSRKDNYIIIQREKGLLSISNSDNNGFSNIKTIIMHSISENPDEYINKLLENENLPVPSAIALTSADIKHHTIETLDYVTAIISAHNSCLYGAGETCAKNKESNAGSINIILLINRNLNYKTLMKAYSKALEAKVSALWDLDVRSSSWDLAAGNSNDTLIAACTGVSNEELDDDELQYLVGKCVRHALGSAMLKSGFSKNILDFIEGIDIKIDDLVDAGMELCVGVEESEELRDKLRIQILKSLEDLNVVSFIIAGIRLEEDYMKHRVEGVNIDDDPAYLYSDEILGMSIANQIAGTKAIFNFKRYDEEKPGIISKLGPVLDDVFAGLVAGCMSKIFGD, from the coding sequence ATGGATTCAAATATCTGCATCAAAGACGTCTCATTTTCCAGGAAAGATAATTATATTATTATTCAAAGAGAAAAAGGACTATTATCAATAAGTAATTCAGATAATAATGGTTTTAGTAACATTAAAACAATAATAATGCATTCAATTTCTGAAAATCCAGATGAATATATAAACAAACTTCTTGAAAATGAAAATCTGCCTGTTCCTTCGGCTATCGCATTAACCAGTGCAGATATCAAACACCACACCATTGAAACGCTGGACTATGTCACAGCCATAATATCTGCCCATAATTCATGTCTTTACGGCGCTGGAGAAACATGTGCTAAAAATAAAGAAAGTAATGCAGGATCCATAAATATCATATTACTGATAAACAGAAATTTAAATTATAAAACACTGATGAAAGCATATTCAAAAGCTTTAGAAGCTAAAGTATCAGCATTATGGGATTTAGATGTAAGGAGCAGTTCATGGGATCTTGCTGCCGGAAACAGTAATGACACGTTGATAGCTGCCTGCACTGGTGTGAGTAATGAAGAACTTGATGATGATGAGCTCCAGTATTTAGTTGGAAAGTGCGTAAGACATGCTTTAGGAAGTGCAATGCTAAAAAGTGGGTTTTCAAAGAATATTCTTGATTTTATTGAGGGTATTGACATAAAAATAGATGATCTCGTAGATGCGGGAATGGAACTCTGTGTTGGAGTTGAAGAAAGTGAAGAGCTCCGGGATAAATTACGCATACAGATATTAAAATCTCTGGAAGATTTGAATGTTGTATCGTTTATAATTGCAGGGATAAGATTAGAAGAAGACTACATGAAACACAGAGTGGAAGGAGTTAACATAGATGATGATCCAGCTTACCTTTATTCAGACGAAATCCTTGGAATGTCTATAGCCAATCAAATTGCCGGAACAAAAGCCATATTCAATTTTAAAAGGTATGATGAGGAAAAACCCGGGATCATAAGCAAACTTGGCCCTGTACTTGATGATGTGTTTGCAGGGCTTGTTGCAGGGTGCATGTCCAAGATTTTTGGTGATTAA
- the cobS gene encoding adenosylcobinamide-GDP ribazoletransferase — MSDKKVLYTKPEKKHSSNLKGIPKPGGIAGLISFSTVLPINIHTTIEEMATFTWLWPMIGGLIGIFVGAVGFLTLNVLHLPSLLSAALVYSFAIWFTGFHHLDGLMDMGDGLMAQGDYQKKISVMKDMAVGTGGISLFFIIAITTFSAINAIPAVLIFWVLLTSEISAKMSLLSCATFSMPLSSGTGRHFINAMNVPLLAVSFVIAGITGFFVLNLPGVLGITGALVGGYLVAEIAKKNFKYATGDILGASNEIGRAISLIMIIISLMYL; from the coding sequence ATGAGCGATAAGAAAGTACTCTACACTAAACCTGAAAAAAAACATTCTTCCAATTTAAAGGGCATACCCAAACCTGGAGGGATAGCAGGCCTCATATCATTTTCCACAGTCTTACCCATAAACATTCACACCACAATTGAGGAAATGGCAACTTTTACATGGCTTTGGCCAATGATTGGGGGATTGATTGGAATATTTGTAGGAGCTGTGGGCTTTTTAACTTTAAATGTGCTCCACTTACCCTCACTGCTTTCAGCAGCTTTAGTGTACAGTTTTGCCATCTGGTTTACAGGTTTCCATCACCTTGACGGGTTAATGGATATGGGTGACGGATTGATGGCTCAGGGAGACTATCAAAAAAAGATCTCTGTTATGAAAGACATGGCGGTAGGCACTGGCGGCATTTCCCTGTTTTTTATAATCGCAATAACCACCTTTTCAGCAATCAACGCCATTCCTGCAGTTTTAATATTCTGGGTGCTCCTGACTTCAGAAATATCTGCAAAAATGAGTCTTTTATCATGTGCAACCTTTTCCATGCCACTATCCAGTGGAACCGGCAGACATTTCATTAACGCTATGAACGTGCCTTTATTGGCTGTTTCTTTTGTTATAGCTGGAATTACAGGTTTTTTTGTTTTGAACCTTCCAGGAGTTTTAGGAATAACTGGAGCACTGGTTGGAGGCTATCTGGTGGCTGAAATAGCTAAAAAGAACTTTAAATATGCTACAGGAGATATATTAGGTGCTTCAAATGAAATAGGACGTGCAATATCACTTATTATGATAATTATCAGTTTAATGTATTTATAA
- a CDS encoding tRNA (cytidine(56)-2'-O)-methyltransferase, whose translation MEINVLRLDHRHKRDARITTHVCLAARAFGASKAIISGDEDQKLMQNVKDVAERWGGDFKVDHRKNSDNFIDEWKNKGGEVVHLTMYGLPVQEVINEIRNSSKDKLIVVGGTRVPTKVYKQADWNVSVTTQPHSEVSSLAVFLHMLFEGKELDLEFKGGKMKVMPMTEGKQVIINNNPDNE comes from the coding sequence GTGGAAATAAATGTATTACGGCTTGACCATAGACACAAAAGAGATGCAAGAATCACCACCCATGTTTGTTTAGCTGCAAGAGCATTCGGCGCTTCTAAAGCTATTATAAGCGGTGATGAAGACCAGAAGCTTATGCAAAACGTTAAAGATGTAGCTGAACGTTGGGGAGGCGATTTCAAAGTTGATCACAGGAAAAATTCAGATAATTTCATTGATGAATGGAAAAATAAGGGCGGAGAAGTTGTTCACCTTACAATGTACGGCCTGCCGGTTCAGGAAGTTATAAATGAAATCAGAAATTCATCAAAAGACAAACTTATTGTGGTAGGGGGTACAAGAGTTCCAACAAAAGTTTATAAACAGGCAGACTGGAATGTTTCTGTTACAACCCAACCCCACTCCGAGGTTTCATCCCTTGCCGTGTTTTTGCACATGTTATTTGAGGGAAAAGAGCTTGATCTTGAGTTTAAAGGCGGAAAAATGAAGGTTATGCCCATGACAGAGGGTAAACAGGTTATAATAAACAACAATCCTGATAATGAATAA
- the upp gene encoding uracil phosphoribosyltransferase produces MLKIVKHALVQENLTKIRDKNIDRIHFRSGIIEIGRLLGYEFANTLKKESVTVQTPLGAAKGIKIKDMENIMVVSVLRAAIPLVEGISKVFKEAEYGVIGAWRSEEPPFDAKMEYIKLPDLENKIVIVADPMLATGGTMNSILNEIKKRGKPERLVIFNIVSAKPGIEKIFKNHGEVEIYTCSVDEKLNEDGYIIPGLGDVGDICFGRPCL; encoded by the coding sequence ATGCTAAAGATAGTTAAACATGCACTTGTTCAGGAAAATCTCACTAAAATAAGAGATAAAAATATAGACCGCATTCATTTTAGATCAGGGATTATCGAAATTGGAAGATTACTCGGATATGAATTTGCAAATACTCTAAAAAAAGAATCTGTAACTGTCCAGACCCCTCTTGGCGCTGCAAAAGGAATTAAAATTAAAGATATGGAAAATATTATGGTGGTAAGCGTTTTAAGAGCTGCAATTCCATTGGTTGAAGGAATATCCAAAGTATTCAAAGAAGCAGAGTACGGAGTTATCGGCGCCTGGAGAAGCGAAGAACCTCCATTTGATGCAAAAATGGAATATATTAAACTTCCAGATTTAGAAAATAAGATTGTAATAGTTGCAGATCCAATGCTTGCAACAGGCGGTACAATGAATTCCATTTTAAATGAAATTAAAAAAAGAGGGAAACCTGAAAGGCTCGTGATTTTTAATATTGTTTCTGCAAAGCCTGGAATAGAGAAAATATTTAAAAATCATGGCGAAGTTGAAATTTATACCTGTTCAGTTGATGAAAAACTCAATGAAGACGGGTACATCATCCCTGGCCTTGGAGATGTTGGAGATATATGTTTTGGTAGGCCCTGTTTGTAA
- a CDS encoding chitobiase/beta-hexosaminidase C-terminal domain-containing protein translates to MQNSVTIDTTPPKVTASLAGGIYNMTKSVTLTATDNFDSNPVIYYSTNKGATWNRRVKTVTLNLNQGVTNLKFYARDKAGNIGATRTVSYTIDTTAPIVTANPAGGNYSTTQVVTLTATDNLDSNPVIYYTTNGSNPTTYSTKYTGPISIANTTALKFTAVDKAGNQGPVNIEQYIIGSLVPFNYTVEIPNRVHVKMGSSTASIFPYREITITMNNQSYPFYWSYPKMGEFDYNGTGSRPNLFGGLIYFIPENDSMRVIDSLDEIDSPGISLYCSMLFYNWGYVMGWPSEITYHGYFADDVSQFSAIFDQTRINGMSIPETESIYLNLNGVNKAVISFTMALPEYNDYDLRAALAREMGIDTSKYPWHTGL, encoded by the coding sequence GTGCAAAATAGTGTTACTATTGACACAACACCACCAAAGGTAACTGCTAGTCTTGCAGGTGGAATTTATAATATGACAAAGTCTGTAACTTTAACTGCAACAGATAATTTTGATTCAAATCCAGTAATTTATTACAGTACTAATAAGGGCGCTACATGGAATAGGCGAGTTAAAACTGTAACTTTAAACCTTAATCAGGGCGTAACAAACTTAAAATTTTATGCTCGTGATAAGGCGGGTAATATCGGTGCAACTCGGACTGTAAGTTATACTATTGACACAACTGCACCTATAGTAACTGCAAATCCTGCAGGTGGAAATTATAGTACCACACAAGTTGTAACTTTAACAGCGACTGATAATCTTGATTCAAATCCTGTTATTTATTACACTACAAATGGTAGTAATCCTACGACTTATAGTACAAAGTACACTGGTCCTATTAGCATTGCTAATACTACTGCGTTGAAGTTTACGGCTGTGGATAAGGCTGGTAATCAAGGACCTGTTAATATTGAACAATATATTATTGGTAGTCTTGTTCCTTTCAACTATACTGTAGAAATTCCTAATAGGGTTCATGTTAAAATGGGATCATCTACTGCATCAATATTTCCTTATAGGGAGATTACCATCACAATGAATAACCAATCGTACCCCTTCTATTGGAGTTATCCTAAAATGGGAGAATTTGATTATAATGGTACCGGTTCTAGACCTAATTTGTTTGGGGGTTTGATTTATTTCATTCCTGAAAATGATAGTATGAGAGTTATTGATAGTTTGGATGAAATTGATTCACCGGGTATAAGTTTATATTGTTCAATGTTATTCTATAATTGGGGATATGTTATGGGCTGGCCAAGTGAAATTACCTATCATGGTTATTTTGCTGATGATGTTAGTCAATTTAGTGCTATTTTTGATCAGACAAGAATTAATGGAATGTCAATTCCAGAGACTGAAAGTATTTATTTAAACTTAAATGGTGTTAATAAGGCGGTTATTTCATTTACAATGGCACTTCCAGAATATAATGATTATGATTTGAGGGCAGCATTAGCTAGAGAGATGGGAATTGATACAAGTAAGTATCCATGGCACACCGGATTATGA
- a CDS encoding right-handed parallel beta-helix repeat-containing protein: protein MVKLRWTIFLILILCFLSIGTASAANWTVNPGSSIQSVINNASCNDTVIVNDNNGSDYTYTENVVINKTIALRAKAGGNVTLQALNSSKPVIMINSLGNGTVIQGFTIKGASADSSNGILLNMTSNCNITGNNLTGNYNGIYLNGSNNNTIQNNTIITNSYAGVGLLSSNNNRIQNNTITNNTWYGVYLGYSNGVIITGNIIANTVWNQSTVLISKHPLQ from the coding sequence ATGGTTAAGTTGAGATGGACGATATTTTTGATTTTAATCTTATGTTTTTTGAGTATAGGCACTGCGTCGGCAGCTAACTGGACTGTTAATCCAGGTAGTAGTATTCAATCGGTTATAAACAATGCATCTTGTAATGATACGGTTATTGTGAATGATAACAATGGTTCTGATTATACTTACACTGAGAATGTGGTTATAAATAAAACAATTGCATTACGGGCTAAAGCTGGCGGTAATGTGACTTTGCAAGCGTTGAATTCTTCGAAGCCAGTTATTATGATTAATTCACTTGGAAATGGTACTGTAATACAAGGGTTCACTATAAAGGGTGCTTCAGCTGATAGTTCAAATGGAATTCTGTTGAACATGACTTCAAATTGTAATATTACTGGAAATAATTTAACTGGTAATTATAATGGAATTTATTTGAATGGTTCAAATAATAATACAATTCAAAATAATACTATAATAACTAATAGCTATGCAGGAGTTGGGCTTTTAAGTTCAAATAACAATAGAATCCAAAATAATACTATAACAAATAATACTTGGTATGGTGTTTATTTAGGTTATTCTAATGGTGTTATTATAACTGGGAATATTATAGCAAACACTGTATGGAATCAATCCACAGTACTCATCAGCAAGCATCCACTTCAATAG
- a CDS encoding fumarate hydratase C-terminal domain-containing protein: MKLIKIPVTDDVIADLQVGDRIEISGRIYTGRDAALPKLVKSLKNGEKLIDVQGSALMHTAVSGAGIAPTTSNKEEIQENIPYLAKAGVKIHIGKGALSEDTVRALQKENSIFVVTPPAAALLTSKVKSKKVAAFAEEGMEAIFELEVDGIPGIVAVAHGKSIY, from the coding sequence ATGAAACTAATTAAAATACCAGTAACTGATGATGTAATTGCAGATCTTCAAGTTGGAGACAGGATTGAAATAAGCGGAAGGATATATACTGGAAGAGATGCTGCTCTTCCAAAACTTGTTAAATCACTTAAAAACGGCGAAAAACTCATTGATGTTCAGGGGTCTGCATTAATGCACACTGCAGTGAGTGGTGCTGGAATAGCACCTACAACAAGTAATAAAGAAGAAATTCAGGAGAATATTCCCTACCTTGCAAAGGCAGGAGTTAAAATTCATATTGGAAAGGGAGCATTAAGCGAAGATACAGTTAGGGCGCTTCAAAAAGAAAATTCTATTTTTGTAGTGACTCCGCCGGCAGCAGCACTTCTTACAAGTAAGGTTAAGTCAAAAAAGGTTGCAGCATTTGCTGAAGAAGGAATGGAGGCAATTTTTGAGCTTGAGGTTGATGGTATTCCAGGGATTGTGGCGGTAGCTCATGGGAAGTCTATATATTAA
- the mfnA gene encoding tyrosine decarboxylase MfnA: protein MDRKGMNRQEISEKLKSFKKMDMTYKSGRILGSMCTGPHEVGLEAYYMFLESNVGDPGLFKGARQIEKEVIEMLGSLLGKKDVCGHIITGGTEANIMAMWAARNSSSVENPEIIIPKSAHFSFKKAADMLCLKIREAELDKNYRVDIESVKELISPDTVAVVGIAGTTELGVIDPVEELSNLCLWKNIYLHIDAAFGGFSIPFLNYAGYDLPKFDFSLSGVSSITIDPHKMGLAPIPTGCILFRDKTYLQSISTETPYLTEKEQSTVVGTRTGASAAAAWALMKYFGKEGYAEVSKKCMKVTELLAEGIEESGFKLIRKPELNIVAFKSDEIKIEKIASELEKKGWMVSISAYPRAIRIVVMPHIKEEHVEEFLKDLYEIYTKHTAENLSK, encoded by the coding sequence ATGGATAGAAAAGGAATGAATAGGCAGGAAATATCAGAAAAACTCAAAAGCTTTAAAAAAATGGATATGACCTACAAATCAGGCCGAATACTTGGCTCAATGTGTACAGGTCCCCATGAGGTCGGCCTGGAAGCATATTACATGTTCCTGGAATCTAATGTAGGTGATCCTGGTCTTTTTAAAGGTGCCAGACAAATTGAAAAAGAAGTTATAGAAATGCTTGGAAGTCTTCTTGGTAAAAAAGACGTCTGTGGACATATAATAACTGGAGGGACTGAAGCTAACATAATGGCCATGTGGGCTGCCAGGAACTCAAGCAGTGTTGAAAATCCGGAGATAATAATTCCTAAATCTGCACATTTTTCCTTTAAAAAAGCAGCAGACATGCTTTGCTTAAAAATAAGAGAAGCAGAACTCGATAAAAACTATCGTGTTGATATAGAGTCTGTTAAAGAGTTAATATCTCCAGATACTGTTGCAGTTGTTGGCATAGCTGGAACAACAGAACTGGGAGTTATTGATCCAGTTGAAGAGCTTTCAAATCTTTGTCTTTGGAAAAATATTTATCTTCACATTGATGCTGCATTTGGAGGATTTTCAATTCCATTTTTAAATTATGCTGGTTATGATTTACCTAAATTTGATTTTTCACTTTCTGGAGTTTCATCTATCACAATAGACCCTCATAAGATGGGTTTAGCACCAATTCCTACTGGTTGCATTCTATTTAGGGATAAAACTTATCTTCAAAGTATAAGTACTGAAACACCATATTTAACAGAAAAAGAACAGTCTACTGTTGTTGGCACAAGAACTGGTGCATCAGCTGCTGCAGCATGGGCCCTTATGAAATATTTTGGAAAAGAGGGTTATGCAGAGGTTTCAAAAAAATGTATGAAAGTAACTGAACTTCTTGCAGAAGGTATTGAAGAATCAGGATTTAAATTGATAAGAAAACCCGAATTAAATATTGTTGCATTTAAATCTGATGAAATAAAAATTGAAAAGATCGCCAGTGAACTTGAAAAGAAAGGATGGATGGTTTCAATATCTGCATATCCAAGAGCCATAAGAATCGTGGTCATGCCTCATATTAAAGAGGAACATGTGGAAGAATTCCTGAAAGACCTGTATGAGATTTATACAAAACATACTGCAGAGAATTTATCAAAATAG
- the ppsA gene encoding phosphoenolpyruvate synthase: protein MNYVEFFEELKKEDVPIAGGKGANLGELTNAGIPVPPGFVITAATYNKFIEETGIFDEIMGILDATDVNNNKELQEASARIKKIIIDSYMPDDIRTIIVEAYNALCERVGKEDAFVAVRSSATAEDLPEASFAGQQETFLNIKGTENVLEHVQKCWASLFESRAIFYREEHNFDHSKVYIAVVVQEMVDAKKAGVLFTVHPSTGEENTLIEASWGLGEAVVSGTVTPDTYWVDTKTGAILESVISEKSIMFTKDPDTGRTVKMEVPDDLKNKRVLSTPEITALTNMGKRIHEHYGSPQDTEWAINNGKIFMLQSRPVTTLNMGNETKTEEVTEERTIVTKGLGASPGMASGAVKIISSTDELDKIEEGDILVTVMTTPDMVPAMKRANGIITDEGGVTCHAAIVSRELGIPCVVGTGDATRVLEENEIITLDGDKGTVYKGKLVESVKKEIREEQPAVMAHAPIITVTEVKVNVSMPEAAKKAAATGADGVGLLRTEHMMLTSGVHPKKFIMDGNEDELIKILVENILKVVDEFYPKPVWYRTLDAPTDEFKSLDGGEDEPYEHNPMLGWRGIRRELDEPEILKAEFKAIKKLHEQGYTNIGIMIPLVQHPDELRKAKQIAEEVGLKPGKTIEFGIMVETPAAALTIEDFIAEGVDFVSFGTNDLTQYTLAIDRNNENVADIYTEKHPAILKLLVHVINACNKAGVKTSICGQAGSMPDIVEKLVEAGIESVSANTDAVATVREVVARVEKKLVLKAARKRLQE, encoded by the coding sequence ATGAACTATGTGGAGTTTTTTGAAGAGCTTAAAAAGGAAGATGTACCAATTGCCGGTGGAAAAGGGGCAAATCTGGGGGAGCTAACAAATGCAGGGATCCCTGTGCCTCCCGGATTTGTAATTACAGCAGCAACCTACAATAAATTTATAGAAGAAACAGGTATCTTTGATGAAATAATGGGCATTCTTGATGCTACAGATGTTAACAACAATAAAGAGCTTCAGGAAGCATCAGCAAGAATAAAAAAAATAATAATAGATTCTTACATGCCTGATGATATAAGGACAATCATTGTAGAGGCTTACAATGCATTATGTGAGCGCGTTGGAAAAGAAGATGCATTTGTTGCAGTTAGATCATCTGCAACAGCAGAAGACCTTCCTGAAGCATCATTTGCAGGGCAACAAGAAACATTTTTAAATATTAAAGGTACAGAAAATGTTTTAGAACATGTACAAAAGTGCTGGGCATCATTATTTGAGTCCAGAGCTATTTTTTACAGGGAAGAACATAATTTTGATCATTCCAAAGTTTATATTGCTGTCGTTGTTCAGGAAATGGTAGATGCCAAAAAAGCAGGCGTGTTGTTTACAGTACACCCTTCCACTGGTGAGGAAAACACATTAATTGAAGCGTCATGGGGGTTAGGTGAAGCAGTGGTATCAGGCACTGTCACACCCGATACTTACTGGGTAGACACAAAAACCGGTGCAATCCTTGAATCTGTTATCAGCGAAAAAAGTATAATGTTTACAAAAGATCCAGATACTGGAAGAACTGTAAAAATGGAAGTTCCAGATGATCTGAAAAATAAAAGGGTTTTAAGCACCCCTGAAATCACAGCACTTACAAATATGGGTAAGAGAATTCATGAACACTATGGATCTCCGCAGGACACTGAATGGGCAATAAATAATGGAAAAATCTTTATGTTACAGTCAAGGCCCGTAACAACACTTAATATGGGTAATGAGACAAAGACTGAAGAAGTTACTGAAGAAAGAACCATAGTTACAAAGGGACTTGGTGCAAGCCCGGGAATGGCTTCAGGTGCAGTTAAAATCATTAGCAGTACTGATGAACTTGATAAAATCGAAGAAGGAGACATACTGGTTACAGTTATGACCACACCGGACATGGTCCCTGCAATGAAAAGGGCGAATGGAATCATTACTGATGAAGGTGGAGTAACCTGTCATGCTGCAATTGTTTCAAGAGAGCTTGGAATACCCTGTGTTGTAGGAACTGGTGATGCGACAAGGGTTCTTGAAGAAAACGAAATTATAACCCTCGATGGAGACAAGGGAACAGTTTACAAAGGAAAACTTGTAGAATCAGTAAAAAAGGAAATTAGAGAAGAACAGCCAGCTGTGATGGCACATGCACCCATTATTACAGTTACAGAAGTTAAAGTAAATGTGAGCATGCCTGAAGCAGCTAAAAAAGCCGCTGCAACAGGAGCAGATGGTGTAGGCCTTCTTAGAACTGAACACATGATGTTAACCTCTGGAGTTCACCCTAAAAAGTTTATAATGGACGGAAATGAGGATGAACTTATAAAAATTCTTGTTGAAAACATCCTTAAAGTTGTAGATGAATTCTATCCCAAACCAGTGTGGTACAGAACTCTTGATGCTCCAACAGACGAATTCAAGTCTCTTGATGGGGGAGAAGACGAGCCGTACGAACACAACCCAATGCTTGGATGGAGAGGTATCAGAAGAGAATTAGACGAACCTGAAATCCTGAAAGCTGAATTTAAAGCCATTAAAAAACTCCATGAGCAGGGATATACTAACATTGGAATAATGATCCCACTGGTACAGCACCCTGATGAACTCAGAAAAGCCAAGCAAATAGCAGAAGAAGTGGGCTTAAAACCAGGAAAAACAATTGAGTTTGGTATCATGGTGGAAACACCTGCAGCAGCTCTTACTATTGAGGACTTCATTGCTGAAGGGGTGGACTTTGTAAGCTTTGGAACAAATGATTTAACCCAGTATACACTTGCAATTGACAGAAACAATGAAAATGTTGCTGATATTTACACTGAAAAACACCCGGCAATATTGAAATTACTGGTTCATGTTATAAATGCATGTAATAAGGCAGGAGTTAAAACCAGTATCTGCGGACAGGCAGGAAGCATGCCAGACATAGTTGAAAAGCTTGTTGAGGCAGGAATTGAGTCAGTATCTGCAAATACTGATGCAGTTGCAACTGTAAGAGAGGTTGTGGCCAGAGTTGAAAAGAAGCTTGTCTTAAAAGCTGCAAGAAAACGCTTACAGGAATAA
- the rplJ gene encoding 50S ribosomal protein L16, whose translation MDKKVYRGGLLMRAYTRKEYIRKIPGSRIVQYDMGNLSADFPLRVSLALKKPAQLSHNSLEAARIASNRYMQRRAGRMGYHLKIRVYPHHIVRENPMATGAGADRVQDGMRKAFGKPVSSVALTKADQKILTIDTNKRNFKDAKEALRRAAMKFPVPCRIVVEKGEELIK comes from the coding sequence ATAGACAAGAAAGTTTATAGAGGAGGATTATTAATGAGAGCATATACAAGAAAAGAATATATCAGAAAAATTCCAGGTTCAAGAATAGTTCAATATGATATGGGAAATCTTTCAGCAGATTTCCCTTTAAGAGTAAGTCTTGCCTTAAAAAAGCCAGCGCAGTTATCACATAACTCACTGGAGGCGGCAAGGATTGCCTCGAACAGATACATGCAGCGAAGGGCCGGTAGGATGGGTTACCATCTTAAAATAAGAGTTTACCCTCACCATATTGTAAGAGAAAACCCCATGGCAACTGGTGCTGGTGCAGACAGAGTACAGGACGGGATGAGAAAGGCATTTGGGAAACCTGTAAGCTCTGTAGCATTAACAAAAGCAGACCAGAAGATTTTAACTATAGACACAAATAAGAGGAACTTCAAAGACGCGAAAGAAGCTTTAAGAAGAGCTGCAATGAAGTTCCCCGTGCCCTGTAGGATTGTCGTGGAAAAAGGTGAAGAATTAATAAAATAA